A window of the Tenebrio molitor chromosome 1, icTenMoli1.1, whole genome shotgun sequence genome harbors these coding sequences:
- the LOC138134491 gene encoding actin nucleation-promoting factor WAS-like: protein MIFTESLHSGVVLQLVKMGLLLQLFVLVAFAAVLHSAPLDDHSESTTVGIKPLPAVLSKKDNQKESDEDKSDVKRIARNSPTNDQQSKDSLSTTQTPRQFGNRPVRDVPHFISGVPSPTDSQQRPTPQPTQQKPTESRKLREAEEVRGAPPAHGEIRPEPYGVEHKPAAPGAAAPPPPPPVGGAPPPPPPVGGAPPPPPPAPVRPKRDTNSPVKPQVRPAPLPGKPVQKPETKTNGAQTNNKGRPARDVSTPLTSSTTQKSAF from the exons aTGATCTTTACGGAGTCGCTTCATTCAGGGGTAGTACTGCAGTTAGTCAAGATGGGTCTG CTGCTACAGTTATTTGTTCTGGTAGCTTTCGCAGCCGTCCTTCACAGTGCTCCGTTGGATGACCATTCCGAAAGCACCACAGTTGGAATCAAGCCTCTACCCGCCGTTCTGTCCAAAAAAGACAATCAAAAG GAATCAGATGAAGACAAAAGCGACGTAAAACGCATTGCTCGCAATTCTCCGACAAACGACCAACAGAGTAAAGATTCTTTATCTACAACTCAAACTCCTCGACAATTTGGAAATCGTCCAGTGAGGGACGTCCCACATTTCATTTCGGGTGTTCCGTCGCCTACCGATTCCCAACAGCGTCCAACTCCCCAACCGACCCAACAAAAACCCACTGAAAGTAGAAAACTGAGAGAAGCTGAAGAAGTTAGAGGTGCACCACCTGCTCACGGAGAAATTAGACCTGAACCTTATGGTGTTGAACACAAACCGGCAGCTCCAGGAGCCGCAGCACCACCACCGCCGCCACCAGTTGGAGGAgcaccaccaccaccaccaccagTTGGAGGAGCACCAccgccaccgccgccggcaCCAGTTAGACCCAAGAGAGATACTAACTCACCAGTAAAACCGCAAGTACGTCCTGCACCGCTTCCAGGAAAACCTGTGCAGAAacctgaaacaaaaacaaatggaGCTCAAACCAATAACAAGGGTAGGCCCGCGAGAGACGTGAGCACACCATTAACATCGAGTACCACTCAGAAGTCCGCTTTTTAA